One genomic window of Manihot esculenta cultivar AM560-2 chromosome 16, M.esculenta_v8, whole genome shotgun sequence includes the following:
- the LOC110603301 gene encoding uncharacterized protein LOC110603301: protein MEDNLADVFDHSFSWYLIWKVVVPAKVKFFIWRILRNALPCKHNLRVRHMYIDECCPVCGVGMETDFHILYCCSFARSCWLLSNLGWVSFSSLNTMLSYVLTFLSVSQREKVFILIWSLWTHHNDIVWNQIFQQPIYMVNRARVVLEEWQLARLHFRVTNSSTKPLAAAVWQPPSLGQYKYNIDISVQANGSYGLGMVV from the coding sequence AAAGTTGTTGTTCCAGCTAAGGTAAAGTTTTTCATTTGGCGTATTTTACGAAATGCTTTGCCTTGTAAGCATAATCTTCGAGTTCGTCATATGTATATTGATGAGTGTTGCCCCGTTTGTGGTGTTGGTATGGAAACAGACTTTCATATTCTTTATTGTTGctcttttgcaagatcttgTTGGTTGCTGTCAAATTTAGGTTGGGTATCTTTTTCTTCTCTCAACACTATGTTGTCTTATGTTCTTACTTTTCTGTCTGTGTCTCAACGTGAAAAGGTTTTTATATTGATATGGAGCTTGTGGACACACCATAATGATATTGTATGGAATCAGATTTTTCAGCAGCCTATTTACATGGTTAATAGGGCTAGAGTAGTGTTGGAAGAATGGCAGCTGGCTCGGTTACATTTTAGAGTTACAAATTCTAGTACTAAACCACTAGCTGCAGCAGTTTGGCAACCTCCTTCCCTTGGACAATATAAATACAATATAGACATTTCAGTACAGGCTAATGGTTCATATGGGTTGGGAATGGTGGTCTGA